In Hoplias malabaricus isolate fHopMal1 chromosome 18, fHopMal1.hap1, whole genome shotgun sequence, the genomic window ACTCTTTTTAACAATGCTCTTAATGGTACTATAGTGGCTCATTGACAGTGACAAGGTGATTTTTGCATTTGGTGTCctgaatttatttatgtaaCAACTTTTGAGGTTTCTCTTAacattgtacatttaatttGATAAATGCTTAGGACATTTGGCTCCTGTCACCAACACTGAACGATTTTGACTTGTTTCTTTAGAATTTCACATCCAACTCTGAATTACTTTATTTGCATCTTTACTGAATTATGCATTTTGAAATTTATGGGTTTTAACTTATCTTTATGAAATAATTTGATTATTCTGCACATTTCTGAGAGTGAGCATTAGCCTTCATAGTCATTTATATCAtgaaaaatacagaatattGGCATTGAAGAAGAGTTTGTTTGGATCTTGTGGCCATTGGGCTTAATATTTGTTCAGATAttcatattgaaatattgaaatattgatattaaattaagctaaaacatgttggtaggggtAAGGCTACTTGAGATTCAGTACATAGAATCACTATAAGAATATTAAGTGGGTGAAAAAGCTCCTAGCACACTCATTCAGTTGGTTCTGGCTCTGCACTAATTAATGATTGTATGGGATTGGAATTAATATCCCCCTATAGAGTTCTTTTACTTGTATTTTCCATGAAGTCAAAGCAGCACATTTCAAGTACACTCATGTGATTATTTCTTGTTTTGGAAATTAATGTTATCACACAGTGCCATGAAAGAGCAAGAGCCTGGAGACCTGAAAAcatacattaacattttattttactcaGTGACACATCATATTAATATACATGTATATACAATACATGACACCTAATGTACATTTTAGAAAGTAAATCAAACAGGCAATAacaaaaaaggggaaaaaacccacaacctctctTACACACCACCCTTCAGATAAAATAGGAAGCATTCTTACAGTCTAGGGGAAAAACACCAGGGAGGATCAACAGGTATCATCTGAATAATATCTGCATATTACAGATAAGACAATGCCCACTATATCCCTCAATTTTGTACATCTTGCCAATGGTTTGATTATGCATAGAGGAGCATGAAGTCGATAGGCAGGCTGGTTATGATGTCATCTGTGTGCTGTATAGCACATTCACTCAATCTTCAGTGGAGTTTAATGAGAAATTATGATATTGCCCTAAACTGAATGAATCACAAGCATCTAACATTTACATTCCTCAAATAAGGGATAATAAACAGATATTATTCCATGTTGTTACCAACCTCTGTTTTTTGAGCTATCACATAACGTGATCTAGATCTACGGTCTTTAGAGTGCATTATGAACAAAGACTCTTAAGTTATATACATGAAATGCTGAGACACGACCACAAACACGATTTTGTTTAGTAGAGAAAACGCAGCGTGGGTTATTCCATGATTAACAAAGTGAGTACAAAATAGAGCTTACAGAAATCCATTTCCACCCATATAACTTTCATTCTTTTATCAGCCATAGGTGTCAATCAAGTCTATAGTCCTCACTTTAGCAGCTCTACCACGTTGCAGCTGGAgtgtaaacaaaaacatgttcaAGAGTATGTTCAAATCTATTTTAAGACGGAataaagaaaaactgtcagGTAACGTTTAAAGAAATTTGCTACTAGACAGGGGTGCATTCTGCTACTTTTACTATATTAGTGTCATTATATACAGGAACATTTAGtgaataattatcatagagcaTATCTGTGAATGgctgttaatgtttttaaatagtcTGACTATGAGGCAACACATGGTGTAATATTACAAATGTGCATATACAAGACAATCAGTGACACGTGGTTCTTTGAAGTGTCTGTGATCATTTTCAGATGTCAAACTCATTCCTTTTGTTCTAAAATCCACACCAAGGAGCCATTAAAACAGTAGGCTCAAGTGTTGTACAATCCAGTAGTCAGACAAATGAATAAGATAAAGCAGAGGGCGCCCTCTACCGGTGGATCAACACACTTACAGAAAGAAGAAGCATGTGGAACCCTTAGACACCTTAAGAGTGTTAAAATTGTTCAAATCTATATATAAAATGTCTAATCTGATTCAGCCAAAGATCAGACTGAGTAAACCCTCCACACTACTGGGCAGCACTGTCCTTATTTATTGTgaagtattttccacatttagaGTCCCTCCTCtgcgaaaaaaaaaagaataaaaaataccaCATAGTGGTGAGACCTTACTTGAGTCTAAAAACAGAATTCCCACCAAGCAGGGAAAATAAAAGAGTATTCAACAGAGAGAAGCTAAATATCTTAGACAAATCAATGCAACGTTCAATTTCAGAAAATAAGTCACTAATGCCCACCTATGCTAGTGAAATATCCAGTTCTCTGAACAGCCGGTTCCTTTTGGAAGACTATGATCCATTAATGCTATTTCAGAAAAGAATATAAATAACCAGCTTAAATAACTCAGCTGAAACCCATCAAAACAAGTAAATAAGAATTCATACAAAGCTGAACAGGTCACATCAATATGTGATCAGATGTGAAAGATACAGAAGAAAGCCAAATTCTGCCTTAGAAGAGCAGTAGAGGTAACGGTAATAAACGGAGTGCATGTCTTGCTTTGTGACAGCACTGCCTCCATTGTGGAGTTagagttaataataaaaaaaaaaaaaaacagtgtgatCTGCTATCAGTGTTAACGGCAAAAATAATGCACACCACTTCAGAGAACCTGAACTATTCTCTTCAAATCTTTCAGTATAAAAAGACATGGGAAAATCTATGGCGACAACAACAGTGTTACAGTACAACAATTTTCTGCTTGTTGCTAGTTTTAGCGTGTTTAACGGCATGCTTTGTGTTTCTCTCACGATGTGCACACCATCATATACCGTGTGTACATTATAATTACAGTAATCAGTTTTGGTCCAGTTTAAGGTGACACAGCATATTATAAATATTCCAACACTCAGCCCAAAATGTACAATTGCTTAATAATCATTGTTATGGTATAAGCAAATACTATATCTAGATCAAAGTGTGAACAAGGGTTGCCTTATTGAAGGTCTAACAGAATCATCTCTCGcgttatatttcattattttcttcttcaaatctctctcatacactcgctcgctcactcaACACAGACATTAAGGGAAACCTGAGCTCCTCAGAAGAGGTCAGGAGAAGTGAAATGTGTGTTCTAGGCTCGATGAAAACCTGCTGTGCCTTGTTTGAAATCCCAGCGAGGCAGCAGGCAGGTGGAGATCGTGCTGGGAGGGGAAACAGGTTGGTGGGATGAACTCTTTTAGGGTGTCTGGGATCCGGATCTTTTGAAGCTGCCTAGCAGGCTCTGCACGCCCTTCTTGACACTGGAGCCCACCCTGCGTGCCACTGAGTCTGCAGGGGGTCCTGGCAGGCATGAGATGGTGCTTGGGGGTCTCGCATCCAGACACTTCTGATACCTCAACTAACACAACAAGTATATATCGTCAGACACacaactacaaaaaaaataaataaataaatctacccTTCAAAAGTTTAGAACAACTTATAACCTTTTAAGACTGACACAAAAATATGGCACCCATTTCTTTAAATCATGTTATGTCTCAGGGGCCACCATCAAATTGTCAGAACAAGAGACACAAGAAAGATGCTTGGTTTGATATTCTTTAAACACAAAAGGGTTTCTAGATGTTTTGATAAGTGATAAATAATATACTGTGATCCAACATTTTGGACATGTGTTAAATATCTGTTTTGTCCTTTTTTGCAAAATACATTGACGTCATATGTTTATCTACAAACAAAttggttttgttttataaaacatttatttcaagCTCAAAGACCCATCTATTTTAAATGTCACATGTTTTAGTAACATCTCCATGTTCTGTGCTTTGTCTTCTCACTTACCATACAGGCAGCTTGCACAGCCTCACTCAGGCTGGCAGCATTCGGCTCACACCAGAACATGTGGCAGATGAAGTCTCCAGGGCCTTCCGCCATGATGAAGGCAAAAGTGTGAACATCCTTCCCAACACCCATGAACGACAGGAACCGTACACGACACTCTGACAAAACCTCAGTCTACAGCCACAAAAATGACAGGAAATACACAACAATTATATGCTACTTAAAAATTGTCCCATAAAATGCTACCAATCTAACCCGAGTAGTTCATAATAGCGGTATATTGATGTGAAAAACATCACAAAATACAAGTAATTTACATTATGTATACTGCTATACTCACATCTGAAACAAGAATAGTAAGAGTAGCAGAGGCCACATTCACAGTCACAGGGGTCCACTCTCCTTTGTTCATGGCGCTAAGGGCTGTCTCCAAGGCAGAATTGACTATGTCCATGCCTAAATGATGCACATACACAGTAAGAGGAATGTCTattagtggtggtggtgggtatGGATCAACCACATTGAAATGTACCACTTCCTACAGTCAACTTAGTCTTATACCcagcagaaggaaaaaaattcACAACAACTAAGTTAATATCAAATACGAAAGGACAATGTCGCATATTCAAGGTTTGTTTTCTCAAAAGATCTTTGAAGATACACTCTATTAAAAAACTGTACTTAAAATAACTGTGCAGGTATTACATCAGGACTTTACATTTGAATGATTTGTTGACTACAAAAGGCAAGAACAAAATGTTACTAACAAAGTCCAAAAGGAAATTGTCCTGAGGTTGAGCCAGACAATTATTCTAAATCATCGTGTGGACAGAAGCATGCAATCCCTGACCCTTATTATAAGTAGATTCCACATGATGGCAGCAAAATATAAAAAGCCAAAAAGAATAAGCCATGTTACTCACCTACTGGTTTTGCCACTGCCACATTACCAAGGTAGCGCACCTGGAAGCGTTGGACTAGCTCATTCTTTGGTGCTGGGAACTCTAAAATATGTGAAGAGACTGTGAGGAACTACATTCTGCCTAATTGTCATTGTAATATAAACAACAACGTTATACAAAAGGTATTTTCTGGTTGCATGATTTGAAATCCTACCCTGGAATGGGAGATCCACAAGTTTGGAAGGGTCAATATTGAGTCTGTTTATACTTGACTTTGAGGACTTCCTCTGGGCCATAATCTGCAGAGAAACCATCAGAAAAAACAGTCTCTTTATCCTAATATGGTGTGCTCAGTTTCAGTTTTTTAACATATTTCATAACAAAAATGAGAATACATCTTTGATAATGTACTTACGTATGAGTATATAGAGAGATCAAAGAATTATATATTAGCCTTATGCTAAAGTACAGGCTTATTTAAACATCTAAATTCTCTTTCTGACTGGTAAAGGAGGTGTTATAGTTTCCTCCTTCAAGAAATagaagttttatttgtttaaccgATCCCTTAAAATATAACAAGACTTAAAACTATGAATTATGCATAAGCATATAGATTTTATATGCCTGGGGCCAGCGTGGTCACTACTTCGCTTTATATTTATAACAGATGCACATATCACAGCGTTGGGAACTAATCTGAATATATTGTAGACTCCATAGCAAAAACATAGTCACCTTGGAACAGATGTCATGCATGCTGGTGGCAATGTTTTTGGCAGGAGTATCACATCTGAACACATGACACTTCAGAACATGGGTCAGCTTGTCTCGGGCCACGTAAGCAAAATCCCTGGGGTGAGAAATAAACATTAGTGCTCAAATACGTGAAATAGTATTTTCATTGAGAGTATGAAAGAGAAGACAGATGGCTATGAGAGGAAAAGTGCATAAActggaaatggaaatgaaatggaGAACAAGAACATATTGCACTGGACAAAATAAATCTAATTACTTAAACTCCTATTTTATAGATTCAGTGCATCAACCCTAAAAAAAAGTTACTAATGCAAATATTCTTAAGACGTTTGAATCTTCTACAAGTTGCAAAGACACATAACACATCCAAATAATCAGAGCAACTAGTGGAAATTATTTTCATCAAAATGAAGCCGGAAGGGAAAGGTGAAAATGAGCTGTGGCATGACATCAGCATTAAAACCATATACATGGAAAATTGTGAACAATAACAGCAATACACTACCTCTCCCTGAGTCCCAGAATGAAGCAGCGTAGAGAGAAATTAAACAAGGTTTGAGTAGCAAACAAAAGAGGGAGCACAACAAAAGCCAAAATGTGTGTACCAAGTTAAAACAAAATTGactttaaaaagaaacatgCATAAAACCTAACATTGTGTAGTGTTGATTTagcattaattaaataaatataaaatatacaaaaataaagctAACTCAAGAGCAAGCAAATCATACAGTAGCAAGGTCTTAATTTCAGAAATAATATTAATTGTTAAATATTCTTGAGTATAAGAAAAGAACTGCATTGAGGAAATAATTGCAGTTGTTGctacaattattattaatgttattactattattacagGAGTGGTAGTTTTAATACATCTCACAATCTTGACTGAGCTATTTTGATCTCACtttcattacattaaaaaaaaatatatatatatatatatatatatatatatatagtgtagcTCAGCTATATTTGTTAGTTCTAATAAAGATGTGCTGGTGAGATAAGATTTGGCAGAGaggaaaaaacaacagcaatacTAGAGAaaacaaagattaaaaaacagcATGAATGAACCTGAATATTACATAGTCTATATACACATTTATGTATTAATCTAGATTTCTGGAAAGTAACAGCAACACAGGATCTGTAGAACTGTGGGGAAATGTGCAAATTCTCAAAATTCAACAAATTTACAGCACTACAAAAAACAACAGAAGTTAAATCATGAGATTTCTTCTTTTCTGTACTTGTAAGAACAGCTAGGCTTGTTTATTGTACTGACCTGCCATTGTCTCGGCCAACTCCCCACACACGAATGCTCACTATTGGCTGGGAGTGGAGCAGAGTCTGCCCCAGAGGATCAATCAAGTTCAGCATCTCATTCTCGAGCACCAGTAGCATGTCTTTACCCTAAAAAACACCATTGAACATGTCACCAGTTTTCATTAAACATATGCCTAATGATCTTCTCCATATAATAAACGTGCATACCTCTCCCCAGATGCCAGCAGTATCATGGAGGTTGTGTTTGTGGTAGGAAAGCTGTCTGATGCAATTATTAACAGCAATGCTGCTCTTGCCAGGTGCCATTTCTTCTTCTGAAATTTCCACCCAGCCCAGAGATCGCACAGCAAAACACTACAAGAACATAGAAACACAGAGGTGACAAATGTTTAGAAGATAGAGAGATTAAAATATGTTTCTAGTTCTCAACTATTTTATTAAGTCAGTTTCCAATTTCACAAAATTCAACAAAATTCCAGAACCAAGATTCAGTACAGTAGGTATATCTTTTACAAAGTGTTTATTTCTATCTCCATACCTTGGCCTCCACATCTGTGCTGTATGAATTTGGCTTCTCATCTCCTTCTGACTGGGAACAGCTGGGAAAAAAgggtatatattaaatatagaaaataaGAATCGGTATATTTGCATACACTGAAAGTAGCATTAACAATACATTCATGCTTCTCTgagaatgttaaaaaaaaggcaCACCTGAGGTTAATGGAGGCATAACGTAGTGTAGCCCCCTCAAACTCCTTTAGACTCTGATCAGAAGTAACATCCTCCTCCTAAAATATAAGAATGACAGTAAAAACCCAGACTTTCAAGTCAGTCTGCAAACTCTGACAGCACTGACTTAACTTACCTTCCACAGATCATCATTGAATCGGTTTGGACGGGACACACTATTCCACGTgatctaaaaacaaaaacactgattttaaaTCCACATGTGTCCATTCCTACTCAATTTATATACTTTCTCCAAAATATGTACTTGCTATAAAATCTTAAAATTAAATACCGTGTCTATATGGTTGAATATGCTCAATAGAAGAATGCATATTGCTCATACCTGTGGCTCCTCAGACGGAGTAATAGCAGGGGAGGTGCTGGATGGTCTCTCTTGGGCTGCACCCTCCTCCAGAGGAGACGGCGGTTCCCACTGTGTGGTGCCTGTGGGAATATGCCAGTAGTAGGTGCCTGAAGTGTCCCGCACCCGCATCCAGCCAGCTGGTAGGTCTGTGTCTGTTTCAAAAGCACTGCGGTCCCAATACGACTCTAATATTCATACCAGATGGCGGTGGGGGTGGAATAAAGGAACAAAAATAGAGGAATTAGAAATCTAATAGCAGGCTAGTCTCAACACAGTTTTGCTTGTCTGAAACGATCACCCGCTTGCAAGTAAACAAGTGATGAAATAACAGGACAGACTTGACTAAATCAAAGAATACAGCAATGATTTAACCTAATGTAATCATGACTAACATTCAAGAAATGTTCCAGCTTTTGCTAGCTCTGCACACTAAACAGAATAGACATCTGATGGAGTGTCCATACTCTGCAGTCAGTTTCAAGCCCATACTAGTAACCCTGGGTATCTCTATGTAAAACAATCAATGCCATTTTGAAACTTTAAAATATGATGCCTTGTACTGTAccaaaaagataaaaatatacatacactTTGCTGTACAAAACAAATATCCCATGAATGCCAATAAATAccctaatttatttatttggttcaTAGCATACAATACTGCTATATGAAAACTAAAACTACTTTGCACTCAACATTATAAGACTAAgaactgttttatttgttgtagTTAGTATGATTTGGCAGTAGTAATCTATATTTTGAGTACTTTGTGGATATTCAATAATGCTGATGTTTAAAAGcaaactataaaaaaaaaaaaaaaaaaaaaagccataatATCAGTACACATGGGAGTTATGTTGTTCATAGTATAGACTTAGTCCAATCTGTAATTTGATAAAGTTCAGTGACATTCAGTGGTTATATTTATCTTGACAACAACATAATGGTTTGGAATATGTTTTGTTTACCATAAGGCATGACAGCCAAGgtcttatatatttattctttttaaaagCCACCCATTTTCCCCTCACAGAAAAAATGACTTCAAGTTACTAATAATACAGATTTATAGCATATTTTGTTTACATGCACAGCTTAACTACAAAgtgcattaaaatatgtttaaaagcaTAATGGTGCAAACTTACTGGATACAATTACATAATACCTTATTTTGAAAATTATAAACCTTGTTCCTATTAATCAGAATACTAATCTGAAATAGCTGAAATTTGTCAGATCCATTGTACTGGAGTTGGTTTGCATACTGCAGCCTTCTATGGTATCAGTAATGCAAAATTCAGTTTTGGGATAAAGTTGTTTGGTTCCATTTTGTACACTACCACTGTAcatcaatattaaaaaaaaaaaagcaaacaggaAGTTACCTGGATCTCCGTCAGGGGTGCTGTTGGCAGTGCTCCCTTGGGACAGAGACATACAGCTGGAGTCCTCATCACTGGCTCCATTCTTGCTGAACAGTAAGCATGTGTTTCTGCCTCCGCCTTCACCGCCTTTCCTCGACTCACTGGTGCTCTGTGCCTCAGAGGAGTCTGTGTCCTTGTCTCCTCCACCAAGAGGGaggttctcctcctcctcttcttcctcattCTCTTCAACCTTGCCTTTGGGGGCCTCAGAGGTATCAATCAGAATAGGCTCGTTGGCTGTGTTCCTAACATCCAAGTCGGAGCATAAAGCCTCCAGGGTCTTATTATTCTCCAAGTCATTGCCTTGCACCCCAAGCATGGAGTTTCGATTTGGGTTTATGTCAGGGCTTTCGTTTTCATTTTCGACCAGGTTTAGGTTCTGATCTGGGTTTCTGTTCAGGTCCTGCTGCTTTTCAGCTACTTTCCGCATCTGGTTCTGACCTTCCTTCATCCATTTGGCATTGCTCCCAGATACAGGGTGACTCTGCTCATTCTCTTGATTCCTGGCCCGTTCTTCCTCGAGGTGTTGGAGGgatgcatcatcatcatctagtCCTCCCATGATGCCGTTGAGAAGTTGTGATGGGGTGGTACTGGCGTAGATACAGCGGCTCTTAGGAGAGGAGGTACACAAACCTTTAGCTTTGCCTAGCTCTGCGTCCAGAAGGGCACTGTGGGGACAGCGCAGGTCAAGATTCAGTGAGGGGGGCAAACAGGTGTTCTCGTTGGCCAGGTCTGAAGAGTTCTCCAAAGACATGGCACAGAGCTGAAAGCCTCTGGGAAGGGCTGCTGGAACAGCAAACAACAGCTTAATGTTTTGTATTATCATGACAATAATAATGCAATAATGTGCTGAACAGGTTCTGTCTGTGATGTAGTTAAACTTTTGCTAAAATTACTTAAATTAAACTTTCTCTCCAATCAAAAACTAGAGTAGAGTTACAGAAATATCAGAAGATGTTCTAACTTATAGAACTTACAAAACATACAGTGAAATTCCTTAGTGCATTTATCAGCATGGGAACTTAAGTCTGTTAGATGACCTGTTGCCATTTTGTTTCAAGAACAACTGCTTAAATTCAGAACTGACAGTCAAGTTTGGACTTATCGTCAAATACTAAAAAGTAAACATATTGGAAATAGACCAGAATagaagtaaaaatattactaaCTCACTCGTTCCTTTATCATAAAGTCACGGTGTGTGGTTTAATATGTATTGTGCAATTattgagaaaataaacaaatctaaatttttcacagtggtggtgaggTTTAACGCCTCGAAAAACTATCTCACATTCCAACATGAAATGGGTAAATATAACATTGTTTGATGTCTGAGACATTATTTTATGTTGGTCTTGAGAAAcggtttgtaaataaagttgtatattaaaattcattaatagCAAATAAGTATATACAGGGTATTTCAACACTATTGTTATGAACAAAACTATTATAAAGCCTTGGTTCACAATAAAATTGCTATGTATTCATTGGATGGATCACCACACCGTAAAGGAATCCTGATGGAGAAGATTTCCGTCAATGCACCATTTCGCAGCGAAACACTCTGAATGACAATATTTGTATCTCTAAGAAAGACTCAAGGAATTGTGGATGTTGTTTTCTGACATATTAATAGATGTGGCAGCTGTCTACACAAATAGAATAAATTCCAGCGATGACATTGTCGCTCGGTGCAGGTTGGGTGTTTCAGTGTTGTGGCAGCGTGAAGAAGGCCCAGTGAGTTAAGATGGAAACTAACGTAGCACAGATCGTGACTTCTCTCATCAATGTTACACAAGTTCAACGACTGTCCCTGCTTGCCTTATGTTACAAACATGCCTGTCGCTATTCTTATCTAGAACGCTACGTTATTACCAAAATAACCACCTCGTATCTCTACAGTTAGTGAACTGTTTGTTGTAAGTTATAATGTTATTTTTGACTAATACTATCCGCTGCGCATTTGCTTGTAACGTTAGCTACGGGTACGCATTTAGATTTAGTCGTTGGTGAATCAAAAACCTTCTGGCTGCGAGGCTGcaattgtttattaatttttcgttccaccttaaatggtgccctAGACTTCAGAATGTAACTgcggcaccatttaaggtggaacgaaaaatTCGAAATAGAATCCAACTTAAGATTAATGACTGTCTACGAGGACCATTCAGCCACGaagaatattatacagtgctagaacagtaaataaaaaaggtcTCGTAACGTTAACCGTTGATTTAATAATGCATAGGCCGTGCCAACGTCAATTCTCCCGTTAGCCAACCTTAGCCTCCTGCTCCATCATCTCACTCCCACAACATAAACACACCCAGCTGTCTTTAACCGAGCAACATCAGCCTCAACTTTAAAAAACCTTTCGTCCTGAACATAAGACACATAGATCAGAAAATGGTAGCTCACCTTTTACAGAGTATCCTTCATTAATATCTAATAATTCGGGAGACCAGGTGAATAAAACAGATAAAacgcctcctcctcctccgctcggctgtactctctctctgcagcagcTAACGGGGCTAATGCCGTTAGCACCGCCTGCGTCACTCTGCCCACGTCACCGTAACGTCAGCGCGCAGGAGGCAAcgaccatttcacacacattttcttttccaccCGTTTTATTATGTCCGTTTTTGTTACACACCCGTTATCTATTTCATGTCCTACCCTTTTCCCTTTCCCCTTGGTTTTCGTATTACACCcgtttttaatacattttacaaagaTTTTTTTAATCACACCCTTTTCTTTCCCTTCCCTAGTGATGCCTCActagtgtctgaaaatgtgtgGATTAACTTATTAAATCActcgttcgttcattcatctattcattcatGTGTAATTTGACAATGAGAGGGAGGAATCTAGAgcagagcacaccaaactccacacagtgacccgaggtgggGTTGAACCCACAGAACCCCCAGGACTGTAGTTGTGTGACTGCCTGGCTTAATATTCTAGTAATTAAAATTAACTCATGgcctacatgggtttcctctgagtgctctgctttcctcccacaaacTAGACTATGTTGCTCTGGGATAGTCTGGCGTCTTGTCAAGGGTGAGTTATTGCCTTGATGTTGAAATACAGTGCATCTAACATGAAGCTAAATTAAGCTTATTCAAAGTTGGTGTATTTAGGTTTGAACAGAACATTCTAATAAGAGActgacacagtcacacagctccagggacctggaggttgtgggttcgattcctgctccgggtgactgtctgcgagtagttggtgtgttctccccgtgttcgtgtgggtttcctccgggtgctccggtttcctcccacggtccaaaaaaaaaaaaaaaacacgttggtaggtggattggtgactccaaagtgtgtgtgtgtgttgccctgtgaaggactggcgccccctccagggtgtattcc contains:
- the apbb1 gene encoding amyloid beta precursor protein binding family B member 1, giving the protein MSLENSSDLANENTCLPPSLNLDLRCPHSALLDAELGKAKGLCTSSPKSRCIYASTTPSQLLNGIMGGLDDDDASLQHLEEERARNQENEQSHPVSGSNAKWMKEGQNQMRKVAEKQQDLNRNPDQNLNLVENENESPDINPNRNSMLGVQGNDLENNKTLEALCSDLDVRNTANEPILIDTSEAPKGKVEENEEEEEEENLPLGGGDKDTDSSEAQSTSESRKGGEGGGRNTCLLFSKNGASDEDSSCMSLSQGSTANSTPDGDPESYWDRSAFETDTDLPAGWMRVRDTSGTYYWHIPTGTTQWEPPSPLEEGAAQERPSSTSPAITPSEEPQITWNSVSRPNRFNDDLWKEEDVTSDQSLKEFEGATLRYASINLSCSQSEGDEKPNSYSTDVEAKCFAVRSLGWVEISEEEMAPGKSSIAVNNCIRQLSYHKHNLHDTAGIWGEGKDMLLVLENEMLNLIDPLGQTLLHSQPIVSIRVWGVGRDNGRDFAYVARDKLTHVLKCHVFRCDTPAKNIATSMHDICSKIMAQRKSSKSSINRLNIDPSKLVDLPFQEFPAPKNELVQRFQVRYLGNVAVAKPVGMDIVNSALETALSAMNKGEWTPVTVNVASATLTILVSDTEVLSECRVRFLSFMGVGKDVHTFAFIMAEGPGDFICHMFWCEPNAASLSEAVQAACMLRYQKCLDARPPSTISCLPGPPADSVARRVGSSVKKGVQSLLGSFKRSGSQTP